One Gossypium hirsutum isolate 1008001.06 chromosome A08, Gossypium_hirsutum_v2.1, whole genome shotgun sequence genomic window, TATTTTAGAAACATCACATAATTTAATCTAACAGAAgcaattagattttaattattaaacatcTAAAGAGCAAAAGtaactaaatattaaatatataatagtaGAAGGATTAAGAGAAgaattatacaattttttaattttgttgaaactctaattttttctttttctttttcttaaccTTATCAGTTCTGGTttgtatatacataaatattagtTTGATAAAGGGAAGAAGTTTATAAAATGGCTTGACTTGTAAGCTTATAAAAAGTTAGCTGGTTAGGTGGTCTTCTACCTTTCAAGGACTGTTTCTTTAcagttttcctttttgttttgtcTATTTTGGAATATATAGAGCATATTTCTTGGTCTTGGTCTTACTGTTTAAGAACTcttagaaagaaaattttctcttttcatagGTTTTTGATCTCTAAAAGTCTTGTTTTTAGTGTAAGTTTtcacattttctttttaattccttttctccccccctttttttttgtgGTGTGATCGATGGAGGAGAGATATGAGCCAGTGAAGGAGCTTGGATCAGGGAATTTTGGAGTCGCAAGGCTGGTGAAAGATAAGAAGACAAAAAAGCTTGTTGCCGTCAAATATATTGAAAGAGGAAAGAaggtaatttatatttttttctcttaaagATGGTCTCTTCTTAGATCTTTTTTGTCTGCAACTGCAAATTGatcatatgaaaatattgatGTTATATGATTTGACAGCATTTATATGAGCAGaatctggaaaaaaaaattaatgtttttgaaCATGGAAAGGAGTTTATGTTTGATTTCGAACATGACTGTCTATTTGCTTGAATATATTACAATCTCTCATTTACAGATCAGATTGAGACAAGTACTTAATTTTTGGCCTTTCTCGGAAAGCTGCTTTGATTTTTCCATGTCTGGAGATTGGTAAAACACGGCTTGTATAATGTCTTCAATGGCATATTTAGGGATAATAAGAGTGAGACAGCAAGTGTTTATTGATATTTCTGTTTGAGCTAGTCGATGTTATATAGTGAAAGTGAAGTTATTGTTGAGAAGAAAGATGTGTGGTTGTTTATAAACAACAATAATGTTTTACCTGTAAGATAATGACATTGCATTAGTCTGCAAAATCTTAATTACATGTTAATGTACTTATGCTTTTCTGTTTTGGGGTTTCAGATTGATGAGAATGTTCAGAGAGAAATCATTAACCACCGATCTTTACGACATCCAAACATAATCAGGTTTAAAGAGGTGAGAAATTGATTTTATTACATATTAGTAGCTATGTTGTTGGAATTTCAGGTTTGAACATCAATTGGCTATTAAACATTCTTTTAGATGATTAATCTTATTTAACATAATTGACTCCACAATTCTTTTAACTTCACATTTCTCTGCAGGTTGTGGTGACTCCAACACATTTAGCTATTGTCATGGAGTATGCTGCCGGCGGTGAACTCTTCGAGAGAATATGCAGTGCAGGTCGATTTAGTGAAGACGAAGTGAGTTTATATCTACATTCAACATGTTGAGTTGATCTTTCTTCCCCACCTGTTAATTTGCATTAACGTTCAACTTTACGACATTTGTCCATCTGACAGGCTAGGTTTTTCTTCCAGCAGCTAATATCTGGTGTCAGCTACTGTCATTCCATGGTATGTTATATGAATATCACTTTTGTCAGAGTCTGTGTGATTTTGACTTTCTTGCCTCATTCAATATTTCTGCTGCAGCAAATTTGTCACAGGGATCTGAAACTAGAAAACACACTCCTGGACGGAAGTCCAACACCACGTCTTAAAATATGCGACTTTGGTTACTCCAAGGTTCATTTCCAAATTTGACATAAACCTTATCTTTGATGGATTCTGTTCTATTTTTTCAATATTCAgttctttagtttcttttctgAGCAGTCTGCAGTGCTGCATTCACAACCAAAGTCAACTGTAGGAACACCAGCATATATCGCCCCGGAAGTCCTATCACGAAAGGAATACGATGGAAAGGTACAATTTTTCTGTTTTCTAATCAATGTGATGCAGATAGTCAACCTCGGATACATCTGGTTTACTAATGGAGCATGAATTTGTGCTTGTTGCATAGTTAATCCCCTCTTATTATTAGCCGGTTAATTTGACCGTTTGCTAGCTGTCGTAGATTGCAGATGTTTGGTCTTGTGGCGTGACATTATACGTGATGTTGGTGGGAGCATACCCTTTTGAGGATCCTGAAGATCCTCGGAATTTCCGTAAGACCATAGGAGTAAGTTCTCGACTCTTACTCTTCAGTTAAATGAGTCATCATTTCCTCCTTTTTCTTTATACAAAGTCAAATTATTTTGGCTGTAACAGCGAATAATGAGTGTCCAATACACTATACCCGACTATGTACGAGTGTCCGCGGACTGCCGGCAGCTTCTTTCCCGTATCTTTGTTGCCAATCCTGCCAAGGTATCATTCTTTTCCTATTTGTAATCTTTGTATTTCATAAAAGACTTAGTTGCATCTTCTTTAAATGACATAAAAACTTTGATCACGTACAGAGGATTAGCATCCCAGAGATTAAGGAGCATCCTTGGTTTCTGAAAAATTTACCGAAAGAATTAGTCGAAATCGAAAAAACGAGCTATGCAGAATCGGTACGTGACCAACCATCTCAAAGTGTTGAAGAAATAATGCGTATCATACAAGAGGCTAAGACGACAACAGCCGAAGGAGCCAAAGTTGGTGAGCAAGCTGCTGCCGGTTCATCCGATCCTGATGATGTGGAGGCAGATTTAGAATCTGAAATCGATGTCAGTGGTGACTTTGAAGCTCCTATGTGAGAACCCGATGTTAACTGCTTCAACAGGATTTGTGCATCGAGGTTTGGAGTGTTATTTGGAttacagtttatatatatggttttTATCGTACTGGGAAAATGTTGTACAGCAGACATTAACACTGGATCGGTGTTGCCTTGCTTTGTATTACCTTGGTTTAGTGTCTCATGTTGTACATTTCATACTTTGTGAAGCATCTTTCAGAAATGATTTCAAAGCTTGTATGTATTGTTTTGCACTACTTCGGACTGTAACAATGTTATGattgtattttataattaatccACCTATAACTTATGCTTGTGAAACTTCAGCTTGATCTAACCCTATCAATTTTCTaaatttgtaatatattatattatggaATTGTATTAATtcgcaaaaaaaaattgttaaaaaaggTATTTCATCCTTTATCTTTCAATAACCAAAATTCTTTAAGGCCCATCTGACTTCAGTTTAATCCAGTCGTCGTAAGTGTCATAACAACTCAAACTTAGTTGCAATAGGTTGGAATTCTTTAGACTTCGTGCCCATGAGATGCGCAAAACTAGCTAATGagatttttactaaaataatatgaaaaaaaaattaaaatgggatGTCCTTAAGATTATATACGAAAATGGGTCATTGAAAGTGATGGAGGGTGGTGCATAAGCGGCACCACCCTCAAATCCAAACTTTTCTGACAAAtttgcaaattaaaaaaaaataggacgaaaaaaaaataataataaaataagggtGGAGGGTACCCCACAGGAGGCACCAGTGGAGGGTACCCTACAGGCTGCACCGCTCACTCCTCCCTGCCACCAACAGGACTGCTCTGAgccatttcttttgtttttatatgtGTTTGGGGACCTTAAAATGGTCTCCAATTTCTTTGTGTGCGtgagtgaagaagaagaaaggggGAAGGAGAagagagagaagagaagaagaagaagaaggaggaggAGGCGGCATTGgtgaggaaagaaaaaagaaaaagaaaaagagaaggagaagaagaagaagagggagggaagaaaaaaaaggtaatatttttttaaggaaataatttttaattgttaatttaaagaaataaatgatttatattaattgttaatgttattattgttgattgattttgatttaatttttaaatttaattttttgtaaggtatattttggataaaaagaaatattaaggtatgtttgtattttttctattttttatatatattcataatttatttttaatttttattgaagtaaaaaaTCCTATCTATGTTatgtacaaaaaatattttattattattttatttaatttatttggtaagtgtgttttaggttaattagatatattttttattaattttatttggcatgttatattttgattgtttttattttattttttatgtgatgagtttttttacaaaaatagtataaaaatattaaaagaatagcttaatagtatattttaaaaaatccaaaaataaaataaaaaaggccaAAATTagagttttttactaaattaatataaatatactaaaataatacatatgaaacattatgtactaaaataataaaaaaataaaatacgaaaatagtatattttgaaaaataaaatccgaaaataaaataaaaaataaacggccaaaatcaaaattttttactaaattaatataaaaaaactaaaataatacatttgaaacattatgtactaaaataatataaaaaaataaaatacaaaaatagtatattttaaaaaataaaatccgaaaacaaaataaaaaagccaaaatcacatatttttactaaattaatataaaaaaactaaaataatacatgaaacattatgtactaaaataatataaaaaacaaaatacgaatatatcttaaaaaataaaatccgaaaataaaaataaaaagggccaaaatcagagtttttttaaattaatataaaaaactaaaataatacatgaaacattatgtactaaaataatataaaaaaataaaatacaaaaataataaattttaaaaaataaaatctgaaaataaaaataaaaaatgccaaaatcagagtttttttctaaattaatataaaaaactaaaataatacatttgaaacattatgtactaaaataatataaaagaataaaataccaaaagagcatattttaaaaaataaaatctgaaaacaaaataaataaaacggcCAAAATCACAGATTTTTActaaattagtataaaaaaactaaaataatacatgaaacattatttactaaaataatataaaaaataaaatatgaaaatagtatattttaaaaaaaaatccaaaaataaaaaataaaaagggccaAATCAgagttttttttctaaattaatataaaaaactaaaataatacatgaaacattatgtactaaaataatataaaaaacaaaatacgaaaatagtatatattaaaaaataaaatccgaaaataaaataaaaaataaacggccaaaatcagagttttttattaaattaatataaaaaactaaaataatacatttggaatattatgtactaaaataatataaaaaataaaatatgaaaatagtatattttaaaaagtaaaatccaaaaataaaataaaaaaacaaacggTCAAAATCGgagttttttattaaattaatataaaaaatacaaaaataatacatttgaaacattatgtactaaaataatataaaaataaaaaacgaaaataatatattttaaaaaataaaatccgaaaataaaataaataccaaaatatattgaactacatgccgggtatattatatatattataatttaaaccaaaatattttacttattatcattttaaaataataatatttgtatttgaattgggtatatatatttttaatgtaatatGACAAAAAATATGCTGTCGGAAAAATggtttagtattttttttgtaattaaaagcaatatataaaatttagttattttgacaaatatttaaaatccatcaaacattgaaattaataaccgaaatttatttgaaattgcaGGTATGACAACGGCTTCATTGATTAAGGAAGATCCTCACATAGCTGACACagttaataaaacaataatatattgttatttgttactcACAGGTTCCATTAAAAAAGATTTATGGAATTTAcagaaataaattatgttattataacttTTTTCTGCAATTTAACATTGTCAGGAATCGTACCGCGTATTAAGGGGCCGggtgaatggtttaggatattcCCCGGATGCACGACTGATTCCGTACTTGGAGCTAGCTAGATTCGGGTCAGCAGCATTGATCCGGACGTTTGATTTGCGGTACGATTTAATATCCGCATTGGTTGAGCGTTGGTGCCCGGaaacccacacttttcatttgccGGGTGGGGAGTGCACTGTCACTCTGGAGGATGTTGCACTGCAACTTGGGCTCCCAATCGACGCGAGTCCAGTAACGGGCGTAAGTGCGATAGCTGAGCCGGCTGCACTTTGTTATAGCCTCCTAGGAGCCTCGCTCGGCGATGATGAGTCCAATTTATTGGGTTTGAAATTTACATGGTTGAAAGCAAATTTTCAGCATTTACCAGATAATGCCACTGAAGAAGAGTTGATGTGCGCAGCTCGAGCgtacattatgcatattatagagGGTGTATTGATGCCCGAAGCGAACAACAACAGGGTTCATATAATGTATTTACCTCTATTAACTGATTTGCATAATGTTCGCTCGTATAGCTGGGGCTCCGCAGTTCTGGCTATGTTGTATCGTGAGCTTTGTCGGACGACAAAGCCTCTTGCTGCAGACATAGGCGGATGCCTTATATTGTTGCAATCATGGGCTCTTTATCGGATGTCATTCTTGGCATCGGTTAGTCACCAGCCATACGTATATCCACTAGTTAACAGGTGATAAAGtttaacttgttattaattgATAGTTTCTTTATAATGATACTATTCTAACGATactatatttatttgaaatttgttttcGTAGATAGAGTATTTATTCGGTATCGGGAGGTCGTACACTGTACCAATATATCGTTTGTTGATTGAGCAACATGCCGGAGAAGGGGTAAGCTATTCCAATATTCGCGACATGTAATTACTTTATATATCTTACTCAAACCATGTGAAATTTTAACCATGGTATTAATCGTACAGTTTATTTGGATGCCATATCTTAGACCAGAAATTGTGGCCGTTATACCATCTTCTGCCTACATTCATTCTCAATTGTGGTGCACTAACGCACCAATTATCAGTTTCAATGTAGTCGAGTGGTACCATGGGGATCGAGTATTACGATAGTTTGGTTGCATCCAGTATATCTCGGATCCGCCAAATGAGGTGGGGAAGGTTCACGGCATCAACAAGAGAGGGAAACATGTAATGCATTGGGGGGTTGTGCACCGGAGATATATTGCGGTGTGGGATAATCGGATGGGTCGAAGACCTCGGATGGATATGTCTTCCGATTTGCAACCATCGTCAGAGTACATGCAATGGTACTTTAGTATGGGAAAGCCATATTTACTTGCTGCCCAGTCGACTGTAGTCCCCCCGCACGTGCAGCAACCTGGGGCATAGGAGCCAGTGGCTGATATAGAGCCCGACCCATAGCCAGATCTCGAGCCCGAGCGAGAGGTGGAGCCCGAGGCACAGCCTGAGGCCGAGTCTGAGCAATCGCATTCACATTCTGCTTATACTTCTTATCATCCAGATTTTCCAGACAACGACTATTTCCCGGGCTCATCAGGGGGCGGATACCATTACGGGTTTGATATATTTAGGTCGTCTCCATTGCAGTACAACACTTCTCTCGGCCTGTATCCCCCTCAGTATAGCACTAGCCTCGGCCCATATCCACCGCAGTACTCCACTTCTCCTGGGATGTATCTCCTGCAGCATGGCACTCATTCTggctcaagttcatcgatgcCATTCGAGccatatgatttttcttctatGTATTAGACACACTCACCTGCGACTGAAGAGGATGTTAGTCGTCGTGATCACCCACAACGTGAACGTCGACCTCTGAATAGGTATACACTTAGGAACACACCTTCTAACCATCAACTTTAGGGGTTTATTgggttttgatattaaaaaagtttgtatttctttctatatatttaattagattaattggaACTTCGAAA contains:
- the LOC107919891 gene encoding serine/threonine-protein kinase SAPK3 — protein: MEERYEPVKELGSGNFGVARLVKDKKTKKLVAVKYIERGKKIDENVQREIINHRSLRHPNIIRFKEVVVTPTHLAIVMEYAAGGELFERICSAGRFSEDEARFFFQQLISGVSYCHSMQICHRDLKLENTLLDGSPTPRLKICDFGYSKSAVLHSQPKSTVGTPAYIAPEVLSRKEYDGKIADVWSCGVTLYVMLVGAYPFEDPEDPRNFRKTIGRIMSVQYTIPDYVRVSADCRQLLSRIFVANPAKRISIPEIKEHPWFLKNLPKELVEIEKTSYAESVRDQPSQSVEEIMRIIQEAKTTTAEGAKVGEQAAAGSSDPDDVEADLESEIDVSGDFEAPM